A stretch of the Coturnix japonica isolate 7356 chromosome 27, Coturnix japonica 2.1, whole genome shotgun sequence genome encodes the following:
- the KIF18B gene encoding kinesin-like protein KIF18B, producing MDPPAEGGTVAVMVRVRPPAPNEREGAAHSVLHVVDQHILVFDPDEPGGPHGTALHPLPTRGSKQRGKDIKFVFDRVFGEGATQQEVFQHTTRDVLDGVLNGYNCSVFAYGATGAGKTYTMLGSEQSPGIMYLTMAELYRRIEARKDEKSCEVLVSYQEVYNEQIHDLLEPKGPLAIREDPEKGVVVQGLSFHQPRSAEQLLEMLANGNKNRTQHPTDANATSSRSHAVFQIYVKQQDRVVGLAQDLQVAKMSLIDLAGSERASVSKTKGERLREGANINRSLLALINVINALADAKSKKTHIPYRDSKLTRLLKDSIGGNCRTIMIAAVSPSSLAYEDTYNTLKYANRAKEIKLLLKSNVLSLDCHISKYATICEQLKTEVADLQAKLRAYEDAARDAGKQIPVLLPSPRMEGAVPKSCSAPSVRRESDGEQQELGAGQDAQGAVEEVLEAMPPSSSSPSQQADLQLGMKKPNLLPQHLSRSHTDRLIAAVLSVAQKQYSLLKAANLLTPAMVTEFEELQLLVQQEAAVSPQPTDTSGATPALRTQPGCDASPSVLSTESTIPMTRAALRRLQQLTSLPSPKVAVKKRRRSEMSSTSSLETPRSLNTRAKRQRKSSPLSNGDEAEAPWSPHTPCVKQPQSTQLLPSCTPKICPLTVTKGRAPLRTSAAQNCCTPTVCDLNVTYSLSEDVSKPGALSLPSWESAPCALKKQEGPFVPRTSIPVFSMKGSSIPKPSSISKGSVRKRRGAVSTASHSLGGVQSCISSSSSWRSVQPQSIPEHPPPGLTWKGRSGPRDGAPRAPTSQAMKLLC from the exons ATGGACCCCCCGGCCGAGGGCGGCACCGTGGCCGTAATGGTGCGTGTACGACCGCCCGCCCCCAATGAACGTGAGGGGGCCGCGCACTCGGTGCTGCACGTGGTGGATCAGCACATCCTCGTCTTCGACCCCGACGAGCCCGGCGGACCCCACGGCACCGCGCTGCACCCGCTGCCCACCCGCGGCTCCAAACAGCGCGGCAAGGACATCAAGTTCGTCTTCGATCGCGTGTTTGGGGAGGGGGCCACGCAGCAGGAGGTGTTCCAGCACACGACACGGGACGTGTTGGATGGAGTCCTCAATGGATACAACTGCTCCG TGTTTGCCTACGGTGCGACTGGAGCAGGGAAAACCTACACCATGCtgggctcagagcagagccCGGGCATCATGTACCTCACCATGGCAGAGCTGTACAGGAGGATTGAGGCCAGGAAGGATGAGAAGAGCTGCGAGGTGCTTGTTTCCTACCAGGAG GTGTACAACGAGCAGATCCATGACCTGCTGGAGCCTAAGGGGCCTTTGGCCATCCGGGAGGATCCAGAGAAAGGAGTCGTGGTCCAGGGGCTCTCCTTCCACCAG CCCAgatcagcagagcagctcctggagaTGTTGGCCAATGGCAACAAAAACCGGACGCAGCACCCCACGGACGCCAACGCCACCTCCTCCCGCTCTCATGCAGTCTTCCAG ATCTACGTGAAGCAGCAGGACCGTGTTGTGGGCCTTGCTCAGGACCTGCAGGTCGCCAAGATGAGCCTGATTGACCTGGCGGGCTCCGAAAGAGCTTCTGTCTCCAAGACCAAAGGAGAACGTCTCCGGGAGGGTGCAAACATCAACCGCTCACTGCTGGCCCTCATCAACGTCATCAACGCCTTGGCTGATGCAAAG AGCAAGAAAACCCACATCCCGTATCGGGACAGCAAGCTGACGCGCCTGCTGAAGGACTCCATCGGTGGCAACTGCCGCACCATTATGATTGCTGCTGTCAGCCCTTCCTCGCTGGCCTACGAGGACACCTACAACACTCTCAAATATGCCAACAGGGCCAAGGAGATCAAGCTGTTG CTGAAGAGCAACGTGCTCAGCCTCGACTGCCACATCAGTAAATACGCCACAATTTGTGAGCAGCTGAAAACGGAG GTGGCAGATCTGCAGGCAAAGCTCCGAGCCTATGAGGACGCTGCCCGGGATGCAGGAAAACAGAtaccagtgctgctgccttcccccag GATGGAAGGAGCCGTCCCAAAGAGCTGCTCAGCCCCGAGTGTTCGCAGGGAAAgtgatggggagcagcaggagctgggagccGGGCAGGATGCTCAGGGAGCAGTGGAGGAG GTTCTGGAGGCAatgccccccagcagctccagcccctccCAGCAGGCAGATCTTCAGCTGGGAATGAAGAAACCGAACCTCCTTCCACAGCATTTATCCCGCAGCCACACAGACAG GCTCATAGCTGCCGTTCTGAGCGTTGCCCAGAAGCAGTACTCCCTGCTGAAGGCTGCCAACCTCCTCACTCCTGCCATGGTCACTGAATtcgaggagctgcagctcttggtgcagcaggaggcagctgtgaGCCCTCAGCCCACAGACACCAGTGGGGCCACTCCAGCCCTGAGGACACAGCCGGGCTGTGATG CATCACcctcagtgctcagcactgagtCCACCATCCCCATGACGAGAGCTGCCCTGCGCCGCCTGCAGCAGCTCACTTCACTCCCCAGCCCTAAAGTGGCggtgaagaagaggaggagatcTGAGATGAGCAGCACTTCCAGCCTGGAAACACCACGCAGCCTCAACACGCGGGCGAAGCGCCAGCGGAAATCCTCCCCACTGAGCAACGGGGATGAAGCGGAGGCGCCGTGGAGCCCACACACCCCGTGTGTTAAACAGCCCCAATCCACACAGCTGCTGCCGAGCTGCACCCCCAAAATCTGCCCTCTGACCGTCACCAAAGGGCGTGCGCCCCTCAGGACATCAGCAGCCCAGAACTGCTGCACCCCGACTGTGTGCGACCTCAATGTGACCTACAGCCTCTCTGAGGACGTCTCCAAGCCGGGAGCCCTCAGCCTGCCCAGCTGGGAGAGCGCCCCATGTGCCCTAAAGAAGCAGGAGGGCCCCTTTGTGCCCAG AACCTCCATCCCGGTGTTCTCCATGAAGGGTTCCTCCATCCCGAAGCCGTCCTCCATCTCCAAAGGGTCTGTGCGGAAGCGGAGGGGAGCAGTGAG cactgcttcccaTTCACTGGGTGGGGTCCAGAGCTGCATCAGCTCGAGCAGCAGCTGGCGGTCTGTGCAGCCCCAGAGTATCCCAG AGCATCCCCCTCCTGGGCTCACCTGGAAGGGTCGGAGCGGCCCCAGAGATGGTGCCCCCAGAGCCCCCACCTCACAAGCaatgaagctgctgtgctga